One Chloroflexota bacterium genomic window carries:
- the hisB gene encoding imidazoleglycerol-phosphate dehydratase HisB, whose translation MRTSAIHRHTNETDITLTLALDGAGRHEIETGVGFLDHLLTHVAVHGLFDLTVKAVGDLHIDPHHTIEDTALVLGQAFNEALGDRKGIVRMASAYVPMDESLVFVAVDLSGRPYTVVQAEWHGPAIGQFPTTLISHFFESFAVTARSNVHARVLYGRDDHHQAEALFKALGRALDAATMIDPRRAGSLPSTKGTL comes from the coding sequence ATGAGAACTTCTGCCATCCACCGCCACACCAACGAAACCGACATCACCCTCACTCTCGCTCTCGACGGCGCTGGTAGACACGAGATCGAAACCGGCGTCGGCTTCCTCGACCACTTGCTCACCCACGTTGCCGTTCACGGCCTGTTTGATCTCACAGTGAAGGCCGTCGGCGATTTGCACATTGACCCGCATCACACGATTGAAGACACAGCGTTGGTGCTGGGCCAAGCATTCAATGAGGCGCTGGGCGACCGCAAAGGAATCGTTCGTATGGCTTCGGCCTACGTGCCAATGGACGAGTCGCTGGTCTTTGTGGCGGTTGACCTCTCCGGGCGGCCTTACACAGTCGTTCAGGCTGAGTGGCACGGGCCAGCCATCGGCCAGTTTCCAACGACCCTCATTTCACATTTCTTCGAGTCCTTTGCCGTCACCGCCCGCTCCAACGTTCACGCCCGGGTGCTTTACGGGCGCGACGACCACCACCAGGCCGAAGCTCTGTTCAAAGCCCTGGGCCGCGCCCTCGACGCGGCGACGATGATTGACCCGCGCCGGGCGGGGAGCCTGCCTTCGACGAAAGGAACTTTGTAG